In the Bombus pyrosoma isolate SC7728 linkage group LG15, ASM1482585v1, whole genome shotgun sequence genome, one interval contains:
- the LOC122575669 gene encoding protein krasavietz — MSQKIEKPILSGQRIKTRKRDEKEKYDPMGFRDAILLGLEKAGNDLDAISKYLDAAGSKLDYRRYGEDLFDILIAGGLLVPGGSIAQDGDKPVKTTACVFEQPEDMESMRNFEQVFIKLMRRYKYLEKMFEEEMKKVLVFMKGFTPKERIKLARMTALWISNGSVPPTVLSVLINEHLVKDNLALDFLLEVFVTWRQEKGLSSLMTALKKGNIEGRLMEFVPPNKRTEEYFRSVFEAVGLADIVKLHKAQASQEAKRDLQQLLLDDLADNRPLKDIILDLKEMAQKSGIPEHEVIGLIWVVVMGQAEWNKKEELVADQALKHLKIYTPLFDVFTTTARSELALLLKVQEFCYENMNFMKVFQKIVLLFYKTDVISEEVILKWYKEGHSVKGKMMFLDQMKKFIEWLQNAEEESESGEEED; from the exons ATGAgtcaaaaaatagaaaaaccaATATTATCAGGTCAACGCATAAAGACCAGAAAAAGAG atgaaaaagaaaaatatgaccCTATGGGATTTCGAGATGCGATTTTACTTGGTTTGGAAAAGGCTGGTAACGACTTAGATGCAATTTCGAAGTACTTGGACGCAGCTGGCTCTAAATTAGATTACCGCAGATATGGAGAAGATCTCTTTGACATCTTAATAGCTGGTGGACTTTTAGTTCCAGGCGGTTCTATTGCTCAAGATGGTGATAAACCAGTAAAAACCACTGCTTGTGTTTTTGAACAACCAGAAGATATGGAATCTATGCGAAATTTTGAACAA GTTTTCATCAAACTTATGAGACGTTATAAATACttggaaaaaatgtttgaggaagaaatgaaaaaggtATTGGTTTTTATGAAAGGCTTCACTCCTAAGGAAAGGATAAAATTAGCTAGAATGACAGCTCTGTGGATATCCAATGGTTCTGTTCCACCTACTGTTTTATCAGTTCTAATTAATGAACATCTGGTTAAAGACAACTTAGCATTAGACTTTTTATTAGAAGTTTTTGTCACTTGGAGGCAGGAGAAAGGTCTATCCAGTTTAATGACTgctttgaaaaaaggaaatattgaaGGAAG GTTAATGGAATTTGTACCGCCTAATAAACGAACtgaagaatattttcgatCTGTATTTGAAGCTGTTGGTCTTGCAGacattgtaaaattacataaagcTCAAGCAAGTCAAGAAGCAAAACGGGACTTGCAGCAACTGTTATTGGATGATTTGGCTGATAATCGTCctttgaaagatattatactTGATCTCAAAGAAATGGCACAGAAGAGTGGTATTCCTGAGCATGAAGTTATTGGCCTG ATTTGGGTTGTAGTAATGGGTCAAGCTgaatggaataaaaaagaagaattagtGGCTGATCAAGCACTGAAgcacttaaaaatatatactccACTGTTTGATGTTTTTACAACCACTGCCAGATCTGAGCTTGCACTTCTTCTTAAGGTTCAGGAATTTTGTTATGAGAATATGAACTTTATGAAAGTCTTccagaaaattgttttactattttataaaa cgGATGTAATATCAGAAGAAGTAATTTTGAAGTGGTATAAGGAAGGTCATTCTGTTAAAGGAAAAATGATGTTCTTAgatcaaatgaaaaaattcattgaatgGTTACAGAATGCTGAAGAAGAATCTGAAtcaggagaagaagaagattaa